The genomic window CTAAAAGTTAAATTAAGATTACAGAAATTAGCAAGCAAATGTGTTCTCTATTCTACTCAATCATCGGCACTTTAGCTCGATATAATTTATTTAAGAATATTTTTTTTAGCACTAATCTAATAATATACCTTTTATTGAAGATATAAGGTGTTATTTAAAGTGCCAAAATATTTCAACATTATAAGTGTTGTGGCTATGCTAAAATTTTATTATTACTTAATGGGGGTGGAGTTTTGCAGTTTCGTAAATTGATTTTAGTATTTGTGCTTTTATTAGTATTTATTTTTATAAACGTAGGAACTGTTGCAAGTGCTTATAGTGTAGATAGTGATTTTACAGATGAATTATGGGAAAAAGCTCTAGTATTAGAGGTTAAAGACCTAGATTCTAGTGAACCTTCATCTGGTTATTTTAGTGAACAAACTGTAACAATAGAAATACTTTCTGGTGATTTTAAAGGGCAGGTATTACAAGCTCAAAATACATTATCAGGTAGTCCGGGTTGGGATATAGCAGTTACAGAGGGAGATAAGGTAATTGTTTACATTACTACCCATGAGGGTGAAATAGTAGAACTTAATATAGCTGATTATGCACGAGCAGATTATATTAATTACTTATTAATAGGTTTTATGGGTGTTTTGATTGTTGTAGGAGGTATAAAGGGTATTAAAGCTTTAGTTGCTTTAGGCTTTACTGCATTAGCAATTTATAAGTTTTTACTTCCTGCACTTCTTGCTGGTTATGCACCTTTGCCAATAACAATAGCAATCCTTACTGGAGTTACTATTGTTACAATGACAATAATAGGGGGCTTAACAAAAAAGGCCTTTTCAGCCACCATTGGTACTATTGGAGGTGTAATATTTGCTGGTTTACTAGCTTATTTTATAGGAACTTTAGCTAGCTTAACAGGTTTAGCTACTGAAGAAAGCAGAATGCTACTTTATGTAGACAATTTAAATATTGATATAAGAGGTTTGTTATTTTCAGGAATTATTATAGGTGCTCTTGGTGCTACAATGGATGTGGCAATGTCTGTAGCGTCATCAGTTGATGAGATTAAGAAGGCTAACCCAAATCTTACTACTATAGATTTGATTAAAGCTGGTATGAATGTAGGTAGAGATATAATGGGAACTATGGTAAACACGCTAGTTTTAGCTTATGCTGGTGGTGCCTTACCCATGTTATTATTGTACATGACTTATGCAACACCGGGTGCTGTTATTTTTAATTCTGAATTTATTGCAACAGAGATACTAAGAGCAGTTGCCGGTAGTATAGGTTTAATTTTATCAGTCCCCATAACGGCAGTTGTTTCAGGAATAATTTATGAACAGACTAGTGATCATAAAGGGATTGAATATAATTCTTAACATAGTAGTATAAAAAATTGCTTATTTAACTGTGTAGTTTGAAAATAACTTACTATGCAAAAGAATTTTCCTCTGCACATTAATAGACTATGTTCAAATTTTCATAATTGGTTGTTGCTTATGTATGAAGAGCTTTAAATAAAGCTTTTTCAAGAAAATTCTATATTTTATAAATAATAAGTTGATTCTGCTGCAAAAAGTAACTACAACAAACTTAAGGCTGAGCAAACATGTTTATCTAAGTCCTTAAGTAGCAAGGCGTGGTGCATAGATCACGGTTAAGTATAAATAAAAAAACATTTTAGATAATAAGTGCTAAGCTAAAATGAAGGTGAAGACCGATGAGTGGCGTGATAAACATGTTTGCTCAGCCGATTCCATACTCTAAGTTTAGCTTTTTGCAGTGGAATCTAAGTTTAATTAGCAAAAATTTATTATCCATTTTACTATATTAAGCAGAATTTATATTAACTTAGATGCAGCAATTATGAAAGGAAGATATAATGGAAAACAACAAGAAACTAATGCAACTAATTAAAAAAATTTTTGATACAAAAATACTAAGTAGTCAATTACTTCTATTGGCTACAATTATAGCTTTAGTTTGGGCTAACACTACATATGCCAGTACTTATTTTGCTTTATGGCAAACAGAGGTATCATTTCAATTTGGTAATTTTGTTCTTACTGATACTTTAGGTCACTGGATTAATGATGGCCTAATGGTAATTTTCTTTTTTGTAATAGGTCTTGAGATTAAAAGAGAGATAATGATTGGTGAGCTTTCAACAGTTAAAAAAGCAGGCTTTCCAATAGCAGCAGCTATAGGAGGAATGGTAGTACCTGCATTAATATTTGTAGTATTAAACATAGGCACAGAAGGACTTAGAGGTTGGGGTATACCCATGGCAACAGATATAGCTTTTGCCCTAGGTATTTTAATGGCTTTAGGCACAAGAATTCCTTTAGCTTTGAAAGTATTTCTCCTAGCTTTGGCAATTGTGGATGATATGGGAGCTATTTTAGTTATAGCATTTTTCTATACAGAGCAAATAAGCATTAACAGTTTACTATTTTGCTCTGTTGTTTTATTTATGTCATTATTATTAAATCGTTTACAAGTTAGAAAAACTTATCCATATGTAATATTGGGCATAATTTTGTGGCTAGCATTTTTGCAATCAGGAGTTCATGCTACCTTGGCAGGTGTTTTGTTAGCTTTTACAATCCCTGCAAAAGCTAGATTTAGTGTTAATGAGTTTAAGTGTGAGACGGAAAAAATAATTAATAACTTTAGTGATAAAGAATTCATAATAATGTGTGATGAATCGCAAACAAAAGCACTTCATAAACTTCAAAATACTGTAGATAATACTGAAGCTCCACTTCAAAGAATGGAACATATTCTCCATCCAATAGCAGTATTTTTCATTGTACCACTTTTTGCATTAGCAAATGCGGGTGTTACTTTTATAGGTGTAGAGGGAGTAACTATATTTAATAATATTTCACTGGGTATAATATTAGGTTTATTCTTTGGTAAACAAATAGGTGTTACTCTATTTTCATGGATAGCAGTAAAACTTGGATGGGCTAACCTACCTTCTGATGTTACCTGGACACAAGTTTGGGGAGTAAGTTGTCTAGCGGGTGTAGGGTTTACAATGTCTTTATTTATAACTAACCTAGCATATACAACTCCTTTATATTTAGAACAGGCAAAAATAGGGATACTAACTGGATCACTTATGTCAGCAATTCTAGGTATAGTCTTACTATTGATTAGAAGTAAGCATGATGACAAATAAATTAAAATGAAAATTAAAAAATTAAAAGCTTTTATAGATTAGAGAAGCTTTTAATTTTTTTGTTATGTGACTAAGATAAATAATGATTTCTATACTAACTATAGATTAAGTAAAAACTTGTAAACTAGTCAAATAAAGATTATAATGTTTTTAATAGTGATTATTATTATCAAGACTTTGGAGTGTTTAAATGACTAAGGAAGATGTAATAAGCAAAAAATTGGAAAACAATAACTATAAATTAACTCAACAAAGAGCCACTGTGTTAGATGTAATGTATGAAAATAAAGGAAAACATTTAAGCGCAGAAGATGTATTACTTAAATCAAAGCAAAAAATGCCTAATATCGGAATAGCCACTGTTTATAGAACACTAGAACGTTTAGCGAGTTTAGAGGTTGTATATAAAACTATGTTTGATGAAGGAAAATATAGATATGAGTTGTGTGAGGATGAAAATCATCAACATCACCATATTATTTGCATGGACTGTGGAAATATCTCAGAGGTAGAAGAAGATTTATTAAACAATTTAGAATCTCATCTAGAAAAAAAAGGTTATAAAATAGTAGATCATGACTTAAAGTTTTATGGCTACTGCCCAGATTGCAATAAGTAAAAACAATTTTATATATAACCAAGAGGATGGGGGAACTACAAGAAGGTTAATTTTGTGGTAGGTGAAAATATATAATTAATTAAGAGTCAAAAGACTCTTATTTTGATGTATAAATATATTTATTATTTAATTACATAATAACATAATAATACCAACAAACAATTATACATATAAAACTACTACATATTAGTAGACTTTGTTAGACTTTAGTAATAGCTATGTGATAGAATTAATTCGTCTATCAATAGTGGAGGTGAAAATAATGCTAAAGCTTGAAAATTTAAGTTTACAATTAGTTGATGACAATGGAGACGATAAAGAAATTATTAAGGGTGTTAATATAGAATTTCAAAAAGGAAAAGTTTATGCAATTACAGGTCCTAACGGAGGAGGGAAAACCTCCTTAGCTAAATTGATAATGGGAATTTATAAGCAAAATAATGGAAAGATCTACTTAGATGGTAATGATATCAGTAATTTAAACGTAAGTGAAAGAGCAGATTTAGGCATTGCTTATGCATTTCAACAACCACCTAGATTTAAAGGTTTAGGTATTCAAGATATTTTAAAAATAGCCTCACCTAATATTGATACCGTACAAACCAGAATTCGGCTTAGAGATGTAGGTTTATGCCCAGAAGAGTTCCTGGAAAGAGACTTGGGGGCTGGTTTAAGTGGTGGAGAAATAAAAAGAATTGAGATAGCACAGATACTTGCAAGAGATGCTAAAATTAGTATATTTGATGAACCTGAAGCAGGTGTAGACTTATGGACTATTAGAAAGTTAATAGAGATTATTGTAAATGAATATAAAGGAAATCCCGAGAAAACAGCAATAATCATTACTCATAACCAAAACGTATTACCAATTTGTGATGAAATAATAGTTGTAGATGAAGGTATAATAAAAGGAAAAGGTAACTCTGAAGAAATTTGGCCACTAATTAAAGATGATATTGAATGTAAGATGATAGAACAGTGTCGAGGAGAAATGATACATGAAATTAAATAATATTGAAACAAACTTACTAGATGCTATAGCTAATATAAAAGACATTCCAGAAGGTGCTTTAAACATAAGAAAAGACGGACAAGCCCTTGCTAGAAGTTCATCATCAAATATATCAATAACATCTATGTCGGATAAACCCGGCATGGTTGTAGAGGTGAAATCAGATACAGTAAACGAATCTGTTCATGTACCAGTTATACTTACTCAACCTGGTTTTCAAGATAAAGTATATAATACATTTATTATAGGAGAAAGAGCAGATGTTAACATAATTGCTGGTTGTGGTATACATAATCCTAGTCATATGTCATCTAGACATGATGGCATTCATGAAATAATAGTAAAAAAAGATGCCAAAATGAGATATGTGGAAAAGCACTATGGTGAAGGTAATGAAAAAGGTAAAAATGTATTAAATCCAACTACAGTTATTACTTTAGAAGAAGGTGCATTTGCCGAGTTAGAAATGGTACAAATTCAAGGAGTTGATGATACAGTAAGGTCAACAAAAGCTTACGTAAAAGCTAATGCCAGTTTAAAAATAGTTGAAAGACTACTTACTGATGGAACTCAATCTGCTGAATCAACTATTAATATTTATATTGATGGAAAAAATGGTTCAGCACAAATTATATCAAGGTCGGTTGCTCAAGATGATTCTTATCAAGGTTTTCATGCTTCACTAATAGGAAAAACTGAGTGTTTAGGACATGTAGAATGCGATGCTATAATAATGGATAATGCAAAAATAAAAGCTGTACCTGAGTTATGGGCAGAAAATTCAAATGCAGTTTTAACCCATGAAGCAGCAATTGGAAAAATAGCAGGTGAACAGTTAATTAAGTTAATGTCTCTAGGTTTAACTGAACAAGAGGCAATTGATACTATAATAAATAGTTTTCTTAAATAATTATAAGCAAGGTGTAGGTGGATGAATTTAAATCTTTTTAAAACTTATGTAAAAGTTGTTGAAGTTCAAAACTTATCAAAAACAGCAGAAGAACTTTCGATTTCGCAGCCTGCAATTACCAAACAAATACAGGCATTAGAAGAGATATATGGTTCTTTATTGTTGGAAAGGTCGGGAAGAAGGTTAAAAACCACAGAAGCTGGTGAAACACTATATCATTATGCTAGAGAAATAATTAAACTAATAGAAAAAACAGAACTAGCAATGGAAGATGTTGCTGAAAGCAGGAAAGGTACTTTGTTTTTAGGAGCTAGTACAATACCTGGTCAATATATCTTGCCTCAATTTATAAAAAAATTTAAGGATCAACATCCTAATACTAGTTTAGCTATGGACATTGCAGATACAGAACAAGTTTTTGCTAAAGTTGCAGAACGTGAGCTAGATATAGGAGTAGTAGGAGGTTATATTAATAATCGCAAAGTAGATGGCTTTAAATGGATTGAAGATGAATTAGTAGTTATTGTTCCTAATAATCATTATCTAAACCAATTCAAAGAGGTTTCGATTAAAGATTTGTTAAATGAAAAATGGATATTTCGTGAAAAAGGTTCTGGTACTAGAAAGGCTATTGAGGAATCACTATCAAAATTTGCGATTAAAAAAGATAATTTACAAATACTTATGGAAGCTGGGAGCACAGAGGCTGTACTCGCAATGGTGGAATCAGAAATGGGGATTTCAATAATTTCTAAGTGGGCAATAAACAAAAAAGAGTCTCACAGTAAAATTAAAAGCATAAAACTTACAGAGCCTCAATTTAAAAGATTTTTTTATGTTATATATCCCAAACAAAAAAGCCGACGAAAATCAGTTGCTAACTTTATTGAATTTATTAAAAAACATAAAGTAAAAAAGGCTTAGTTTGCTACTAAGCTTTTTTTTATTTATTAAAAAAAATTAGCAATAATAGTTTTTTTTAATAAATTATTTGTATATAATTAATCTGTTATTTAAAAATAATAATTAATGATGTCTGGGGGTGCAATTAATATGTTACCTTTACCCAAAAAGTATTTTATTACTGCAGCGGCTGCAGAGGGAGAAACTGAACTTACGGCATTTGACGGAGCATTACTCAAAGCTAGGGTTGGAAACACTAATTTACTTAGAGTAAGTAGTATCCTTCCTCCAGGATGTGAATATGAACCTGATTTAGTGGTTCCTCCGGGATCGTTACTTCCTGTTGCATATGGGGAGATTACAAGCAGTACCAAAGATGAAATAATTTCTGCTGCAGTTGCTGTCGGAATTAAGCATGGAAGTTTTGGTGTAATTATGGAGTTTTCAGGTAGATGCAGTAAAGAAGAATCAGAAAAAGAAGTCACTAAAATGGTGGAAGAAGCCTTCAAAATCAGAGAAATGGAATTAGACGAAATAAAAATTGCTTCAGTTGAACATAAAGTTAAAAACATTGCCTGTGCATTTGCAGCAGTTCCACTATGGTATTAATTAAAAGGAGGACTAAAAGATGGATTTGTGGGTAACTGAGTATCAAACCCCTTCATTAGGTTTCTCCTGTAAAATTAGTGAAACTTTAAGGGTTGAACAAACAAAATATCAACATTTAGCAGTAGTTAATACAGATCAATTTGGTAAAATGCTATTATTAGATGGCATGATACAAACAACTGAAGTAGATGAATTTGTTTATCATGAAATGATAACAATGGTTGCTATTAATTCCCATCCTAATCCTAAAAATGTATTAATAATTGGTGGAGGGGATGGAGGTACATTAAGAGAGGTTGTTCATCATCCTTTAGTTGAAAATGGAACATTAGTTGAAATAGATGATCGAGTAATACAAGCTTCAAAAGATTTTTTTCCACAACTAAGTTTATCTTTTAATAATCCAAAAGCTAATGTTATTGTTGATGATGGAATAAAATTTGTAAAACAGCATAAGGATAAATTTGATGTTGTTATTATAGATTCTACTGAACCAGTTGGTCCTGCTATTCAACTTTTTTCAAAAGAATTTTATACAGATGTTTATAATTGCTTAAAAGCAGATGGTATAATAATTGCACAAAGTGAATCACCATTTTTTAATAAAGACGTTATTAAAATGGCTTATTCAGGTATTAATAATGTCTTTAATACAACCAAACTATACTTAGCGAGTATTCCAACTTATCCAAGTGGTTTATGGTCATTTACTATTGGATCTAAAAAACATGATCCTGAAAAAGTTGTGTTTTCTGGTGATTTAGACTTAAAATACTACACGTCAGCTATACATCAAGCTGCATTTATGCTACCTAATTTTGTTAAAAATATTATTACTTAAGAGTGGTTATATGAATAAAATTATAAATTTAATAGAACAAAAAGCTCTTTTTTTAGGGGCAAGCAAAGAATTTGAAAAATGTGAAAAAGTTATCGTAGGTTTACCTATGGATGCTACAACTAGCTTTAGGCCCGGTACTAGGTTGGCTCCTTACAGAGTTAGAGAGGTATCAGAAGGTATTGAAGAATATAGTGTATACTTAGATAAATCTCTAGAAGAAATTAATTACTACGATGTAGGAGATTTAATTATACCTTTTGGTAATATTGCTGAATCATTAAACAGAATGGAACTAGTTACAGAGGAATTACTTAATTTAGGTAAAAAAGTTTATGCTATTGGTGGAGAACATCTTGTAACACTAGCACTTATTAAAGCTTATACACAATTTTATAATAATCTTGTGGTTATACAATTTGATGCTCATGCTGATTTGCGAGAAGATTACCTGGGGGAAAGTATGTCCCATGCTACAGTTATGCGAAAAATAGTTGATTTAATACCAGAAAAAAACTTATACCAGTTAGGAATTCGATCTGGAACTAAAGAAGAATTTGAATATGCTAGGGAAAATACTAATTTATACTTAGATACTCTACCTAACGTGGATGAACTTAAGGCAAAGATAGGGAATAAGCCTGTATATATAACTGTTGATATTGATTTTTTAGATCCTGCTTTTGCTCCAGGTACTGGTACTCCAGAAGCGGCAGGATTTACTTCACGAGAACTTTTACAAATATTACGCGATCTAAATTGTTTAAATATAGTAGGTTTTGATTTAGTTGAAATTTCACCACCATTCGAAAAAGGTGATAATACCTCAATATTAGGTGCAAAAATATTAAGGGAGGCATTACTAGCTTATTAAAAACGAATTAAATGTTAAACACATAGAAATAACAGGAGTAAAGATAGTAAGGATTGAATAATCCATACTATCTTTTTTAATTGCAGCTTTTTGCCTTGGAAATACAATTAGTTATTATCTAATAACTAATTAAACTATAAGGGTATAATAATATTCTATTATCTGAAATTTTTTTATATTTAACATAATCAGATAATGAAGAAAAAACATTTTCATAATATTCTAAACTAGCATCAACATCTGTGTCTGGGATTATTTCTGCAATCCATACCGAAACCTCCATCCAGTTTAAAAGCTTTAGTTCTTCTAATCCATCTTCTAGGAAAGATATTTCTGATATAGGTATTGAGAAAGGTCCATCTGCTTTGCTTTTAATATGACTTTCTAGTAATGCAATAAACTCTTGAAGTTTACTTTCTTTTTCTTCATTAATTACATATTGAAATAGAATATCATATAAATTTTGAGCAAGTCTAATAGATGTAACTGTAGGTAAAGCTAAATGAGTTTCCTTTCTAATAAATTTAATGCCAAAGTTTTCTACCAAGGCTAATCACTCCTCTTAAAAAAGTTATTATTTAAGCATATATGATTAGAATTTTATAGACAAGCTTCTTATGGTTAATATAGAAATAATTTTAATTTT from Candidatus Syntrophocurvum alkaliphilum includes these protein-coding regions:
- a CDS encoding YibE/F family protein, which produces MQFRKLILVFVLLLVFIFINVGTVASAYSVDSDFTDELWEKALVLEVKDLDSSEPSSGYFSEQTVTIEILSGDFKGQVLQAQNTLSGSPGWDIAVTEGDKVIVYITTHEGEIVELNIADYARADYINYLLIGFMGVLIVVGGIKGIKALVALGFTALAIYKFLLPALLAGYAPLPITIAILTGVTIVTMTIIGGLTKKAFSATIGTIGGVIFAGLLAYFIGTLASLTGLATEESRMLLYVDNLNIDIRGLLFSGIIIGALGATMDVAMSVASSVDEIKKANPNLTTIDLIKAGMNVGRDIMGTMVNTLVLAYAGGALPMLLLYMTYATPGAVIFNSEFIATEILRAVAGSIGLILSVPITAVVSGIIYEQTSDHKGIEYNS
- the nhaA gene encoding Na+/H+ antiporter NhaA, producing the protein MENNKKLMQLIKKIFDTKILSSQLLLLATIIALVWANTTYASTYFALWQTEVSFQFGNFVLTDTLGHWINDGLMVIFFFVIGLEIKREIMIGELSTVKKAGFPIAAAIGGMVVPALIFVVLNIGTEGLRGWGIPMATDIAFALGILMALGTRIPLALKVFLLALAIVDDMGAILVIAFFYTEQISINSLLFCSVVLFMSLLLNRLQVRKTYPYVILGIILWLAFLQSGVHATLAGVLLAFTIPAKARFSVNEFKCETEKIINNFSDKEFIIMCDESQTKALHKLQNTVDNTEAPLQRMEHILHPIAVFFIVPLFALANAGVTFIGVEGVTIFNNISLGIILGLFFGKQIGVTLFSWIAVKLGWANLPSDVTWTQVWGVSCLAGVGFTMSLFITNLAYTTPLYLEQAKIGILTGSLMSAILGIVLLLIRSKHDDK
- a CDS encoding Fur family transcriptional regulator, with the protein product MTKEDVISKKLENNNYKLTQQRATVLDVMYENKGKHLSAEDVLLKSKQKMPNIGIATVYRTLERLASLEVVYKTMFDEGKYRYELCEDENHQHHHIICMDCGNISEVEEDLLNNLESHLEKKGYKIVDHDLKFYGYCPDCNK
- a CDS encoding ABC transporter ATP-binding protein; this encodes MLKLENLSLQLVDDNGDDKEIIKGVNIEFQKGKVYAITGPNGGGKTSLAKLIMGIYKQNNGKIYLDGNDISNLNVSERADLGIAYAFQQPPRFKGLGIQDILKIASPNIDTVQTRIRLRDVGLCPEEFLERDLGAGLSGGEIKRIEIAQILARDAKISIFDEPEAGVDLWTIRKLIEIIVNEYKGNPEKTAIIITHNQNVLPICDEIIVVDEGIIKGKGNSEEIWPLIKDDIECKMIEQCRGEMIHEIK
- a CDS encoding SufB/SufD family protein; the protein is MKLNNIETNLLDAIANIKDIPEGALNIRKDGQALARSSSSNISITSMSDKPGMVVEVKSDTVNESVHVPVILTQPGFQDKVYNTFIIGERADVNIIAGCGIHNPSHMSSRHDGIHEIIVKKDAKMRYVEKHYGEGNEKGKNVLNPTTVITLEEGAFAELEMVQIQGVDDTVRSTKAYVKANASLKIVERLLTDGTQSAESTINIYIDGKNGSAQIISRSVAQDDSYQGFHASLIGKTECLGHVECDAIIMDNAKIKAVPELWAENSNAVLTHEAAIGKIAGEQLIKLMSLGLTEQEAIDTIINSFLK
- a CDS encoding selenium metabolism-associated LysR family transcriptional regulator gives rise to the protein MNLNLFKTYVKVVEVQNLSKTAEELSISQPAITKQIQALEEIYGSLLLERSGRRLKTTEAGETLYHYAREIIKLIEKTELAMEDVAESRKGTLFLGASTIPGQYILPQFIKKFKDQHPNTSLAMDIADTEQVFAKVAERELDIGVVGGYINNRKVDGFKWIEDELVVIVPNNHYLNQFKEVSIKDLLNEKWIFREKGSGTRKAIEESLSKFAIKKDNLQILMEAGSTEAVLAMVESEMGISIISKWAINKKESHSKIKSIKLTEPQFKRFFYVIYPKQKSRRKSVANFIEFIKKHKVKKA
- a CDS encoding pyruvoyl-dependent arginine decarboxylase, with translation MLPLPKKYFITAAAAEGETELTAFDGALLKARVGNTNLLRVSSILPPGCEYEPDLVVPPGSLLPVAYGEITSSTKDEIISAAVAVGIKHGSFGVIMEFSGRCSKEESEKEVTKMVEEAFKIREMELDEIKIASVEHKVKNIACAFAAVPLWY
- the speE gene encoding polyamine aminopropyltransferase; translation: MDLWVTEYQTPSLGFSCKISETLRVEQTKYQHLAVVNTDQFGKMLLLDGMIQTTEVDEFVYHEMITMVAINSHPNPKNVLIIGGGDGGTLREVVHHPLVENGTLVEIDDRVIQASKDFFPQLSLSFNNPKANVIVDDGIKFVKQHKDKFDVVIIDSTEPVGPAIQLFSKEFYTDVYNCLKADGIIIAQSESPFFNKDVIKMAYSGINNVFNTTKLYLASIPTYPSGLWSFTIGSKKHDPEKVVFSGDLDLKYYTSAIHQAAFMLPNFVKNIIT
- the speB gene encoding agmatinase, translated to MNKIINLIEQKALFLGASKEFEKCEKVIVGLPMDATTSFRPGTRLAPYRVREVSEGIEEYSVYLDKSLEEINYYDVGDLIIPFGNIAESLNRMELVTEELLNLGKKVYAIGGEHLVTLALIKAYTQFYNNLVVIQFDAHADLREDYLGESMSHATVMRKIVDLIPEKNLYQLGIRSGTKEEFEYARENTNLYLDTLPNVDELKAKIGNKPVYITVDIDFLDPAFAPGTGTPEAAGFTSRELLQILRDLNCLNIVGFDLVEISPPFEKGDNTSILGAKILREALLAY